DNA sequence from the bacterium genome:
GTGGGTATGCTTCGCTTGAGACGGAGTCTGTTGGCGGTCTGAGCTGCGCGCGTAGGGCCAAAGAACGCAGGCTCACAAACCCCGCCAACTTGCTTCCAGCAGAAGATTGTGGACGAAATGTTGAGGCAGTCATTGGAACCAAGAGACTCGAAAGGGGTGATGCCTTGAGGTGAGAGCGAGAGAAGTCGTAAGCGCCACGTATGGAATAGTCTGACGAGGCGGCGAGTCGTTTCGTCGCCACTGCAACAAATGCACAGGACGCGTTTGTTCTTTTAGTCCAAACAGACTTATTTCCTCAAGGAGGAAGATTCCGATGAGAAGGATTAGCATGATTTCGTTTCTGGTCTTGACGCTAGCCTTTGTGATTGCGGCTGATTCATCAGCCCAAACCCCGGGGCGGTCAGGCGAAGTAATTCCGGGTCGGTTTATCGTTGTCTTGAATGATGACGTGGACAGCCCGGCAGATGTGGCTTTTGAGTTATCAGCTCGGCATGGGTTAGCTCTCGGCCATGTTTACCACATGGCCCTGAAGGGATTCTCTGCACACATTCCCGCTCAAAGACTGTGGGCCGTGGAATCCGATCCCCGGGTGAGTTTCGTTGAACCTGATAGGATTGCCTATGCCATAGGGGAACTTCCCACGGGCGTCGATCGCATTGACGCTGATTTGAGTCCGGCGGCCAACATTGATGGCAAAGATGATCGCGTGGATGTCGATATCGCCATCATAGATACTGGCATCAGCAACACACATCCGGACCTCTATTATTATACCGGTGTCAACTTCACAGACACAAGTGGTACGAATCCGGGCGGCGACGATGACTACGGCCACGGCTCCCATGTTGCAGGGACCGCAGCCGCTATTGACGATGGCATCGGCGTGGTTGGCGTGGCCCCCGGCGCCAGGCTATGGTCAGTGAAAGTGCTCGATAGCACGGGCTCCGGATACTTTTCCTGGGTCATCGCCGGGATAGACTATGTGACCGACCATGCCGACGAGATCGACGTTGCCAACATGAGCCTGGGTGGCACCGGAAATCTTCAGTCTCTACGCCAGGCCCTTCAAAACAGCGTCGCTGCTGGGGTCTTTTATGCCGTCTCTGCTGGAAATGACAAGAAAGACGTCTATGGTCGTGATGGCAGGTTCGGAACCCGAGACGATTTTATTCCCGCGGCTTATCCTGAAGTGGCGGCTGTGTCGGCTCTGGCTGATTCAGATGGGGAACCTGGTGGACTGGGCGGCGGAACAAGCTACGGAGCCGACGATACGTTCGCGACTTTCAGCAACTTCAGCCGAAGTGTCGTTGGGGGCAATCCGGTCGATTCTCCTGGCGCGGCAATCGACCTAGCCGCCCCGGGCGTTGACATCCTTTCCACCTTCAAAGGAACCGACTACGCGATTGGAAGCGGGACCAGTATGGCCTCACCTCACGTTGCGGGCGCCGCTGCTCTGTACATTTCGGTTCACGCCAAGCCCACAACTGCCGCTGACGTTGCGGCAGTTCGCCAGGGCTTGATTGACGCTGGCGCCTCGCAGAGCGGTGAGAAAGGCTTCACGGGCGATCCTGACAAGAACCCGGAGCCGCTGGTGAACGTTGAGGGCCTGGGGGGCGAGGGCGACTCCGACGGCGACGGCATCCCCAATGCGGAGGACAACTGCCCGAATACTGCGAATCCAGGCCAAGAGGATGCAGATAACGATGGCGTCGGCGACGTCTGCGACAACTGCCCGACCGACTATAACCCAGGCCAAGAGGACTGGGACGGCGACGGCGACGGCGACGTTTGCGACGATTATGACGGCGACGGCATTATGGATGATGTTGACAACTGCCGCGAGGTTCCGAATCCGGGCCAGGAAGACTCCGATGGCGACGGAGTTGGCGATGCCTGCGAGGGCGCTCAATGCGACATCAACGGCGACAGCGTCGAGGACAACCTGAACGACGTTGGCACATACATCAACGGCTTGACGATGGACAAGACGCTTAAGAGAACGCTCGTCGGCATTCTGAGGACTGCTCAGAGGTACTTCGATCAGGGCAAGACCAGCGACGGCTGCACCCAGCTCCAGAACTTCATGGATCAGGTTGCTGCGAATGCCGGCAAGTTCCCAGCAGGGGAAGCAGACAAAGTCCGCGACGGCGTGTGCTGCATCAACGACAGGGAAGCTGACTGGAATTGCAGCGGCTCGTGCCCCTGGGAATAGGATAGGTTAGATAGGGTTGAGAGGGGAGTGATCCCCTGACATAAACGTGCTGCGATATAAACGCCGGAGGGTTGCGCAGGGGCGAACCCGGGTATTCGCCCCTGACCTTCCGGAATCGTGCCGTAGGCGCGGCGCTTGCTCCGCCCTATGTCTGTTTGGCAGATCATAAGCAGGGTGCAGCAAGCGGCACCCCTACACGAATCTGCGACCTACAAGGCAGGCTGGAAAGCCCGTCCTACGCTGGCGCCCTTCAAACACCCCGCCTCGGATTTTGCTCTTTGCTTCGTGGTGGTATAGTCCTGATTGATTGATACTATAAGAGCGTAACGACGATAGGATGATGTCCAAGATGGAGTGCAAACAGAGGCAGAATCTGAAGTTCTGTAACTGCACGTATTCGTGCGACAAGAAGGGTGTGTGCTGCGAGTGCATCGCCTACCATCGGCGGCTGGGCGAGCTGCCTGCGTGCTATTTCCCCAACGATGTCGAGAAGACCTACGATCGCTCCATAGCACGTTTTGTGGCGCTTCATGCATCGCGCAGATGAGTCAAGATTCGCCAATGGGCTCGATCAGAACGAGCGCTCTGTGAACTGCTTAAAGGAATCTGAGTATGGCTACTAGGGCTGAGCTCTTGAGGCAGCTGCCTTCGGTCGAGAAGCTACTGAATCGGCCGGAGCTACAGAACATCTCCCCCGATGTGGAGAGGTCCGTCGTCTCGCGCTGTGCGGGCGAAGTGCTGGAGGCGCTGCGCGGCTCGATTCTCTCCGAACAAGAAAATCCGCGCTGTTTCGTTGAAACACAGGGCAAACTGCGGCTCGATCTCAAGGCCTTGCTCGATGATGTAACCAAGAAGGTTCACGCGACGGTCTCGTGCAGCATGAGGCGCGTCGTGAACGCTACTGGCGTTATCCTCCACACCAACCTCGGCCGGTCGGTTCTCCCGAAGGAGGCCATAGAGGCCGTGGTAATGGCTGCGTCGGGCTACAGCACGCTGGAATACGACGTTGACAAGGGGATGCGCTCCAAGCGCTGGGAGCATGTGGTCGAGCCGCTGGTAGCTCTATCCGGGGCCGAGGACGCCCTCGTCGTCAATAACAACGCCGCCGCAGTTCTACTCTGCCTCAACACGCTCGCGGCTGGCAAGGAGGTCATCGTCTCACGAGGCGAGCTCGTCGAGATTGGCGGGAGCTTCAGGATGCCGGACGTCATGGCAGCTTCCGGCGCCGTCCTTCGCGAGGTTGGCTCAACGAACAAGACGAAGCTTTTGGACTATGAGCATGCGATAACGGACGACACGGCGCTCATCCTGAAAGTTCACACGAGCAACTACCGAATCGTCGGCTTTACGGAGGACGTCTCCGCACAGGACCTGTCCGTGTTGAGCAAGAGATACAAACTCCCGTTGATGGTCGATTTAGGCAGCGGACTTCTCGCTTCCGAAGAGTCGCTTGCCATGCCTGATGGCCTTAGGCTAGACGAACCAGTTGCACGGGACGTGGTGGCGGCAGGGGCGGACGTCGTAACCTTCAGCGCGGACAAGCTGCTGGGTGCGTCACAGGCCGGCGTCATCGTTGGCAAGAGCGATTACGTCAGGAGGATCGCGGCCAATCAGCTGGCCAGGGCGCTTCGGATAGACAAGCTCTCGCTTGCTGCGCTGGACGCAACGCTCAGGCTCTACGTGAGGTGGCCGACACATTTCGCCGAGTTCATCCCCACGCTCTCGATGCTGACGGCCTCGGTCAATGGGCTGAGCGTTAGGGCGGAGGAGATTCGAGCGCGCCTTCGGCCCGCGCTGGGCGCCGACTTCGAGGTTGGGATCGAGCCAGGCTGCTCAAAATCGGGCGGCGGCTCGCTGCCTCTTCTCGAGCTGCCGACCGTCCTCGTGTCGGTTTCAAGCTCAAAGATGTCCGCTGATGCGATCGAGAGGGCGCTTCGCTTGGCCGAGGTGCCTATCATAACCAGGATAGCCGAGCAAAAGGTTCTAATAGACCCCAGAACCTTGCTTGAGGATGACATCGAGCCGCTCGTGGATGCGTTCCGAATGGCAGCCGCCAATGAAGACTAATGAACGCTGATACCGGTCTGCGGGTGCGAGAGGCTGTTGTTAAAGGTCCGTGCGCATCCGTGGTTTCAACGTCTCTTGAACGTTAGATGCCGCCAATGCAACGGGCTCACTTGCGCCTCGAGCCAAAGATAGCCTCAATCCTTCAAAGCGTCTCCCAGGTTGCCGATGCACAAAACGTGCCATGCTTTGTGGTCGGGGGCACGGTGAGAGACACTATCCTCGGAAGACCTGTCCTTGACCTCGATCTGCTCATCGACACCGCCAACCGAGCCGGCATCTCGGCCGACGAGTTCGCGAACATCGCCTCAGACCACCTACACGGCACTCATCCGGTCTGCTTCGACCGCTTTGGCACGCTTCACTTCGTGGTTGGTCCCGAGAGCGATTCAATGCAGGTCGAGATAGTTGGTGCTCCACTTCGCGTCTCCGACAGCTTCGTCAT
Encoded proteins:
- a CDS encoding S8 family serine peptidase; this encodes MRRISMISFLVLTLAFVIAADSSAQTPGRSGEVIPGRFIVVLNDDVDSPADVAFELSARHGLALGHVYHMALKGFSAHIPAQRLWAVESDPRVSFVEPDRIAYAIGELPTGVDRIDADLSPAANIDGKDDRVDVDIAIIDTGISNTHPDLYYYTGVNFTDTSGTNPGGDDDYGHGSHVAGTAAAIDDGIGVVGVAPGARLWSVKVLDSTGSGYFSWVIAGIDYVTDHADEIDVANMSLGGTGNLQSLRQALQNSVAAGVFYAVSAGNDKKDVYGRDGRFGTRDDFIPAAYPEVAAVSALADSDGEPGGLGGGTSYGADDTFATFSNFSRSVVGGNPVDSPGAAIDLAAPGVDILSTFKGTDYAIGSGTSMASPHVAGAAALYISVHAKPTTAADVAAVRQGLIDAGASQSGEKGFTGDPDKNPEPLVNVEGLGGEGDSDGDGIPNAEDNCPNTANPGQEDADNDGVGDVCDNCPTDYNPGQEDWDGDGDGDVCDDYDGDGIMDDVDNCREVPNPGQEDSDGDGVGDACEGAQCDINGDSVEDNLNDVGTYINGLTMDKTLKRTLVGILRTAQRYFDQGKTSDGCTQLQNFMDQVAANAGKFPAGEADKVRDGVCCINDREADWNCSGSCPWE
- a CDS encoding DUF6485 family protein: MECKQRQNLKFCNCTYSCDKKGVCCECIAYHRRLGELPACYFPNDVEKTYDRSIARFVALHASRR
- the selA gene encoding L-seryl-tRNA(Sec) selenium transferase, coding for MATRAELLRQLPSVEKLLNRPELQNISPDVERSVVSRCAGEVLEALRGSILSEQENPRCFVETQGKLRLDLKALLDDVTKKVHATVSCSMRRVVNATGVILHTNLGRSVLPKEAIEAVVMAASGYSTLEYDVDKGMRSKRWEHVVEPLVALSGAEDALVVNNNAAAVLLCLNTLAAGKEVIVSRGELVEIGGSFRMPDVMAASGAVLREVGSTNKTKLLDYEHAITDDTALILKVHTSNYRIVGFTEDVSAQDLSVLSKRYKLPLMVDLGSGLLASEESLAMPDGLRLDEPVARDVVAAGADVVTFSADKLLGASQAGVIVGKSDYVRRIAANQLARALRIDKLSLAALDATLRLYVRWPTHFAEFIPTLSMLTASVNGLSVRAEEIRARLRPALGADFEVGIEPGCSKSGGGSLPLLELPTVLVSVSSSKMSADAIERALRLAEVPIITRIAEQKVLIDPRTLLEDDIEPLVDAFRMAAANED